GGAAAGACTTCCCCGACCACCGTGAATCCGTAGCGGTGCGCGAAGTATCCCAGCGCGTCGTGGTTGGTGACCAGCTTGCGTTGTGCTTTCGGCAATTCGGCCACCCGTTTTCTGGCGTAGGCGTCGAGGGCCTGGATTTGCGCGATGTAGGTTCTGGCGTTGTTGGCGTAGGTTGTCCTGCCGGCCGGATCGGCCTGGGTGAGGGCGTCACGGATACGCCCGACATACGACACGGCGTGGTCGGCGTCCCACCAGGCGTGAGGATCGAATTCCCCGTGCCCGGCTTCTGCATGTTCCTCGTCTTCACCCGCGTGCTCTTCGGCTGCGCGCAGTTTCAGACCCTGGGTGAGCGTGACGACGCGGGCGCTGGGAGCCGCACTTTGCCGCAGGCGGTCAAACCAGTTTTCAAGACCGGCACCGTTCTGGAAGATCAACCTGGCTCCCGCGACGGCGCGGATGTCGCCAGTGGAAGGCTGGTAGGAGTGAGTATCACCGTTGACGGGAACAAGGTTGGTGACCTGCACGCGCGTGCCACCCACCGTCCGTACCAT
The Deinococcus peraridilitoris DSM 19664 genome window above contains:
- a CDS encoding metal ABC transporter solute-binding protein, Zn/Mn family yields the protein MKQMSLLTTLLVTGSALAQTPQTAPPLKVVGSFSMVSDMVRTVGGTRVQVTNLVPVNGDTHSYQPSTGDIRAVAGARLIFQNGAGLENWFDRLRQSAAPSARVVTLTQGLKLRAAEEHAGEDEEHAEAGHGEFDPHAWWDADHAVSYVGRIRDALTQADPAGRTTYANNARTYIAQIQALDAYARKRVAELPKAQRKLVTNHDALGYFAHRYGFTVVGEVFPGRGTEQAPSAQDTARLIRAIKAQGVKAIFTENTVNARLAQSVSRETGARIAPPLYTDALGQPGSAGDTFLKAFRYNVDTIVNALK